Proteins encoded by one window of Drosophila melanogaster chromosome X:
- the Kap3 gene encoding kinesin associated protein 3, isoform M has protein sequence MQFVLLLIFQIISGLVLLPIVIHYVYYIINAIAGDLCEQKRAQREQQLQRSPTPRHQNRHPPHPPPTEEEPVLSINNLTNSSRSPTAAATTTAMQTNDDAKFIKKRWKGGSIEPHPTDKALIVNYQLEATVFGEPNNPMIEEKKHCQKIIRLRSLNAKTDPAALAREVVEKCDLIHKSQLNDVEQIIFYLKNRKDNASNDIPDNNTHSRRSAALHTSHTRSSARSHSSVAAMTSSTGSGGGSTGASNGVSNALSAATPTADVSINNIDEYVELLYEELGERIRGSAMILQMARNPDNLEELEKNACLSALSRVLREDWRKSLDLSTNIIYIFFCFSTYTKFHPLIVQYKIGSLCMDVIDYELRRYETMRNELDVRKQPNGSSTPHSAKASKEKLNRSTDDFLDIMNEEKPKEMEPPRRRIPELKQRPKSGNWSSFHGSMSSSLIKSQILNSSYHESLCAGGSPGGDTPAVPAEQKAQSNESLDRNDPKVKKEEIDRLNKQLKIFAKKQEQLLRVAFYLLLNMAENVKLEEKMRRKHIVKMLVKALDRQNIDLLMLVSTFLKKLSIVGDNKDEMGALNIVAKLPRLFQSTHTDLVQVTLKLVFNLSFDGGLRRKMIAAGYLPMLVMFINDEKHHGIAVKILYHMSLDDKVKGMFTQTECVQMATDAIILNLNVKVDLDLIALCINLSLNRRNAQIMVEGQRLHSLMDRAFKYQDALLMKLLRNLSQHESLQLQFIDYVGDLARILTICDDEAFIVECLGILGNLALTDLDYSQILQNFQLIPWIRQILLPCARMDDLVLDTIVYLGTCACDELCALLFCRAKVVISLIELLKAKQEDDEIVLQIIFVFQQILRHESTREYMIKETESAAYLIDLMHDKNEEIRKVCDYCLDIIAISDSEWAKRIKLEKFRNHNSQWLCMVESQQDQDNEQDYADQEDECDNDLDTYLRSEYLDNCDLYNDNADNDSNSNSNHSNNNPASPAMSTYSRPLSTYRRSQDLDDLYNMTSSSKSQGSSDNNYIFKSNKSLDADGLHEELLMA, from the exons atgcaatttgttttgttattaattttccaaataatCTCGGGCCTGGTGCTGCTGCCAATTGTGATTCACTACGTCTATTACATAATAAATGCGATTGCCGGCGATCTGTGCGAGCAGAAGAGAGCGCAAAgagagcagcagctgcaaagGAGCCCCACTCCGCGCCACCAAAACCGCCACCCCCCGCATCCGCCACCCACCGAAGAGGAGCCTGTGCTTTCCATAAACAATTTGACAAATTCTAGTCGCTCtccgacagcagcagcaacaacaactgcaatgCAAACAAACGATGACGCCaagtttataaaaaa GAGGTGGAAAGGCGGATCCATTGAACCGCATCCCACGGATAAGGCGCTGATTGTCAACTACCAACTGGAGGCCACCGTCTTCGGGGAGCCCAACAATCCGATGATCGAGGAAAAGAAG CACTGTCAAAAAATCATACGACTCCGTTCGCTGAACGCCAAAACGGATCCGGCTGCCTTGGCACGAGAAGTGGTGGAGAAGTGCGATCTCATCCACAAGTCCCAGCTTAATGACGTCGAGCAGATAATCTTTTATCTGAAGAATCGCAAGGATAATGCAAGCAATG ATATACCGGATAACAACACTCACAGCCGGCGATCGGCGGCGCTGCACACTTCGCACACCCGCTCCTCTGCTCGATCGCACAGCAGTGTGGCGGCCATGACCAGCAGCACCGGCAGCGGCGGAGGATCCACTGGAGCTAGCAATGGTGTCTCGAATGCCCTGAGTGCCGCCACGCCCACGGCGGATGTGTCCATAAACAATATCGATGAGTATGTGGAGCTGCTGTACGAGGAGCTGGGCGAACGCATTCGAGGCTCGGCCATGATCCTACAGATGGCGCGAAATCCCGATAATCTTGAAGAGCTGGAAAAGAATG CCTGCCTCAGCGCCTTGTCACGTGTTCTGCGCGAGGACTGGCGCAAATCCCTGGATCTCTCCACCAACATAATCTACATATTCTTCTGCTTTTCCACATACACCAAGTTTCATCCGCTCATTGTGCAATATAAG ATTGGATCGCTGTGCATGGATGTGATTGACTATGAGCTGCGTCGCTACGAGACAATGAGAAATGAGCTGGACGTGCGCAAACAGCCCAATGGATCATCCACTCCACATTCGGCAAAGGCCAGCAAGGAGAAGCTGAACCGCAGCACCGACGATTTCCTGGACATCATGAACGAGGAGAAGCCCAAGGAG ATGGAGCCGCCGCGTCGTCGCATTCCGGAGCTAAAACAGCGTCCCAAGTCGGGCAATTGGAGCAGCTTTCACGGCTCCATGTCATCGTCGCTGATCAAGAGTCAGATCCTGAATAGCAGCTATCACGAGTCCCTTTGCGCCGGCGGTTCACCTGGCGGCGATACTCCGGCTGTGCCCGCTGAACAGAAGGCCCAAAGCAACGAGTCGCTGGACAGGAATGATCCCAAAGTGAAGAAGGAGGAGATCGATCGGCTGAACAAGCAGCTTAAGATCTTTGCCAAAAAGCAGGAGCAACTGTTGCGCGTGGCCTTCTACCTGCTGCTGAACATGGCCGAGAATGTTAAGCTGGAGGAGAAGATGCGCCGCAAGCATATCGTTAAGATGTTGGTCAAGGCGCTGGATAGGCAGAATATCGATCTACTCATGCTCGTCAGCACGTTCCTCAAGAAGCTATCGATTGTGGGCGACAACAAGGACGAGATGGGCGCTTTGAACATTGTGGCCAAGTTGCCACGATTGTTCCAGAGCACGCACACGGATCTGGTGCAGGTCACCTTGAAGCTGGTCTTCAATCTCTCCTTCGACGGCGGACTGCGTCGCAAGATGATCGCCGCCGGCTATCTGCCCATGCTGGTGATGTTCATCAACGATGAGAAGCATCACGGCATTGCTGTGAAAATACTGTACCACATGAGCTTGGATGACAAAGTGAAGGGCATGTTCACGCAAACGGAGTGCGTGCAAATGGCCACGGATGCCATAATCCTAAACCTCAATGTTAAAGTCGATTTGGATCTCATTGCCTTGTGCATTAATCTCTCGCTAAATCGCCGTAATGCCCAGATTATGGTGGAGGGCCAAAGATTGCATAGCCTAATGGATCGGGCCTTCAAGTACCAGGATGCCTTGCTGATGAAGCTGCTGCGCAACTTGTCGCAGCACGAGTCCCTGCAGCTGCAGTTCATCGACTATGTGGGAGATCTGGCGCGCATTTTGACCATCTGCGATGACGAGGCCTTCATAGTCGAGTGCCTCGGCATTTTGGGTAACCTGGCCCTCACCGATTTGGATTACTCGCAGATCTTGCAGAACTTCCAACTGATTCCATGGATTAGACAGATACTGCTGCCGTGCGCCAGAATGGACGACCTTGTGCTGGACACCATTGTTTACTTGGGCACCTGTGCCTGCGACGAGTTGTGTGCCCTGCTCTTCTGCCGCGCCAAAGTGGTTATATCCCTGATCGAGTTGCTTAAAGCGAAGCAGGAGGATGACGAGATTGTGCTGCAGATCATCTTTGTGTTTCAGCAAATCCTGCGACACGAAAGCACCAGGGAGTACATGATCAAAGAGACGGAATCGGCGGCCTATCTCATCGATCTGATGCACGACAAGAACGAGGAGATCCGCAAGGTGTGCGACTATTGCTTGGACATTATTGCCATAAGCGACAGCGAGTGGGCCAAGCGCATCAAG CTGGAGAAGTTCCGCAACCACAATTCGCAGTGGCTGTGCATGGTGGAGTCGCAGCAGGACCAGGACAATGAGCAGGACTACGCCGATCAGGAGGACGAGTGCGACAATGATCTGGACACGTATCTGCGCTCCGAGTACTTGGACAATTGCGATCTCTACAACGACAATGCCGACAAtgacagcaatagcaacagcaaccatAGCAACAACAATCCGGCCAGCCCGGCCATGTCCACCTACAGCAGGCCACTGAGCAC CTATCGCCGCAGCCAGGATCTCGATGATTTGTACAACATGACCTCCAGTTCCAAGTCGCAGGGCTCCAGCGACAACAACTACATATTCAAGTCGAACAAATCCCTGGATGCCGATGGTCTGCACGAGGAGCTGCTGATGGCTTAA
- the Kap3 gene encoding kinesin associated protein 3, isoform G: MQFVLLLIFQIISGLVLLPIVIHYVYYIINAIAGDLCEQKRAQREQQLQRSPTPRHQNRHPPHPPPTEEEPVLSINNLTNSSRSPTAAATTTAMQTNDDAKFIKKRWKGGSIEPHPTDKALIVNYQLEATVFGEPNNPMIEEKKHCQKIIRLRSLNAKTDPAALAREVVEKCDLIHKSQLNDVEQIIFYLKNRKDNASNDIPDNNTHSRRSAALHTSHTRSSARSHSSVAAMTSSTGSGGGSTGASNGVSNALSAATPTADVSINNIDEYVELLYEELGERIRGSAMILQMARNPDNLEELEKNEACLSALSRVLREDWRKSLDLSTNIIYIFFCFSTYTKFHPLIVQYKIGSLCMDVIDYELRRYETMRNELDVRKQPNGSSTPHSAKASKEKLNRSTDDFLDIMNEEKPKEMEPPRRRIPELKQRPKSGNWSSFHGSMSSSLIKSQILNSSYHESLCAGGSPGGDTPAVPAEQKAQSNESLDRNDPKVKKEEIDRLNKQLKIFAKKQEQLLRVAFYLLLNMAENVKLEEKMRRKHIVKMLVKALDRQNIDLLMLVSTFLKKLSIVGDNKDEMGALNIVAKLPRLFQSTHTDLVQVTLKLVFNLSFDGGLRRKMIAAGYLPMLVMFINDEKHHGIAVKILYHMSLDDKVKGMFTQTECVQMATDAIILNLNVKVDLDLIALCINLSLNRRNAQIMVEGQRLHSLMDRAFKYQDALLMKLLRNLSQHESLQLQFIDYVGDLARILTICDDEAFIVECLGILGNLALTDLDYSQILQNFQLIPWIRQILLPCARMDDLVLDTIVYLGTCACDELCALLFCRAKVVISLIELLKAKQEDDEIVLQIIFVFQQILRHESTREYMIKETESAAYLIDLMHDKNEEIRKVCDYCLDIIAISDSEWAKRIKLEKFRNHNSQWLCMVESQQDQDNEQDYADQEDECDNDLDTYLRSEYLDNCDLYNDNADNDSNSNSNHSNNNPASPAMSTYSRPLSTYRRSQDLDDLYNMTSSSKSQGSSDNNYIFKSNKSLDADGLHEELLMA, translated from the exons atgcaatttgttttgttattaattttccaaataatCTCGGGCCTGGTGCTGCTGCCAATTGTGATTCACTACGTCTATTACATAATAAATGCGATTGCCGGCGATCTGTGCGAGCAGAAGAGAGCGCAAAgagagcagcagctgcaaagGAGCCCCACTCCGCGCCACCAAAACCGCCACCCCCCGCATCCGCCACCCACCGAAGAGGAGCCTGTGCTTTCCATAAACAATTTGACAAATTCTAGTCGCTCtccgacagcagcagcaacaacaactgcaatgCAAACAAACGATGACGCCaagtttataaaaaa GAGGTGGAAAGGCGGATCCATTGAACCGCATCCCACGGATAAGGCGCTGATTGTCAACTACCAACTGGAGGCCACCGTCTTCGGGGAGCCCAACAATCCGATGATCGAGGAAAAGAAG CACTGTCAAAAAATCATACGACTCCGTTCGCTGAACGCCAAAACGGATCCGGCTGCCTTGGCACGAGAAGTGGTGGAGAAGTGCGATCTCATCCACAAGTCCCAGCTTAATGACGTCGAGCAGATAATCTTTTATCTGAAGAATCGCAAGGATAATGCAAGCAATG ATATACCGGATAACAACACTCACAGCCGGCGATCGGCGGCGCTGCACACTTCGCACACCCGCTCCTCTGCTCGATCGCACAGCAGTGTGGCGGCCATGACCAGCAGCACCGGCAGCGGCGGAGGATCCACTGGAGCTAGCAATGGTGTCTCGAATGCCCTGAGTGCCGCCACGCCCACGGCGGATGTGTCCATAAACAATATCGATGAGTATGTGGAGCTGCTGTACGAGGAGCTGGGCGAACGCATTCGAGGCTCGGCCATGATCCTACAGATGGCGCGAAATCCCGATAATCTTGAAGAGCTGGAAAAGAATG AAGCCTGCCTCAGCGCCTTGTCACGTGTTCTGCGCGAGGACTGGCGCAAATCCCTGGATCTCTCCACCAACATAATCTACATATTCTTCTGCTTTTCCACATACACCAAGTTTCATCCGCTCATTGTGCAATATAAG ATTGGATCGCTGTGCATGGATGTGATTGACTATGAGCTGCGTCGCTACGAGACAATGAGAAATGAGCTGGACGTGCGCAAACAGCCCAATGGATCATCCACTCCACATTCGGCAAAGGCCAGCAAGGAGAAGCTGAACCGCAGCACCGACGATTTCCTGGACATCATGAACGAGGAGAAGCCCAAGGAG ATGGAGCCGCCGCGTCGTCGCATTCCGGAGCTAAAACAGCGTCCCAAGTCGGGCAATTGGAGCAGCTTTCACGGCTCCATGTCATCGTCGCTGATCAAGAGTCAGATCCTGAATAGCAGCTATCACGAGTCCCTTTGCGCCGGCGGTTCACCTGGCGGCGATACTCCGGCTGTGCCCGCTGAACAGAAGGCCCAAAGCAACGAGTCGCTGGACAGGAATGATCCCAAAGTGAAGAAGGAGGAGATCGATCGGCTGAACAAGCAGCTTAAGATCTTTGCCAAAAAGCAGGAGCAACTGTTGCGCGTGGCCTTCTACCTGCTGCTGAACATGGCCGAGAATGTTAAGCTGGAGGAGAAGATGCGCCGCAAGCATATCGTTAAGATGTTGGTCAAGGCGCTGGATAGGCAGAATATCGATCTACTCATGCTCGTCAGCACGTTCCTCAAGAAGCTATCGATTGTGGGCGACAACAAGGACGAGATGGGCGCTTTGAACATTGTGGCCAAGTTGCCACGATTGTTCCAGAGCACGCACACGGATCTGGTGCAGGTCACCTTGAAGCTGGTCTTCAATCTCTCCTTCGACGGCGGACTGCGTCGCAAGATGATCGCCGCCGGCTATCTGCCCATGCTGGTGATGTTCATCAACGATGAGAAGCATCACGGCATTGCTGTGAAAATACTGTACCACATGAGCTTGGATGACAAAGTGAAGGGCATGTTCACGCAAACGGAGTGCGTGCAAATGGCCACGGATGCCATAATCCTAAACCTCAATGTTAAAGTCGATTTGGATCTCATTGCCTTGTGCATTAATCTCTCGCTAAATCGCCGTAATGCCCAGATTATGGTGGAGGGCCAAAGATTGCATAGCCTAATGGATCGGGCCTTCAAGTACCAGGATGCCTTGCTGATGAAGCTGCTGCGCAACTTGTCGCAGCACGAGTCCCTGCAGCTGCAGTTCATCGACTATGTGGGAGATCTGGCGCGCATTTTGACCATCTGCGATGACGAGGCCTTCATAGTCGAGTGCCTCGGCATTTTGGGTAACCTGGCCCTCACCGATTTGGATTACTCGCAGATCTTGCAGAACTTCCAACTGATTCCATGGATTAGACAGATACTGCTGCCGTGCGCCAGAATGGACGACCTTGTGCTGGACACCATTGTTTACTTGGGCACCTGTGCCTGCGACGAGTTGTGTGCCCTGCTCTTCTGCCGCGCCAAAGTGGTTATATCCCTGATCGAGTTGCTTAAAGCGAAGCAGGAGGATGACGAGATTGTGCTGCAGATCATCTTTGTGTTTCAGCAAATCCTGCGACACGAAAGCACCAGGGAGTACATGATCAAAGAGACGGAATCGGCGGCCTATCTCATCGATCTGATGCACGACAAGAACGAGGAGATCCGCAAGGTGTGCGACTATTGCTTGGACATTATTGCCATAAGCGACAGCGAGTGGGCCAAGCGCATCAAG CTGGAGAAGTTCCGCAACCACAATTCGCAGTGGCTGTGCATGGTGGAGTCGCAGCAGGACCAGGACAATGAGCAGGACTACGCCGATCAGGAGGACGAGTGCGACAATGATCTGGACACGTATCTGCGCTCCGAGTACTTGGACAATTGCGATCTCTACAACGACAATGCCGACAAtgacagcaatagcaacagcaaccatAGCAACAACAATCCGGCCAGCCCGGCCATGTCCACCTACAGCAGGCCACTGAGCAC CTATCGCCGCAGCCAGGATCTCGATGATTTGTACAACATGACCTCCAGTTCCAAGTCGCAGGGCTCCAGCGACAACAACTACATATTCAAGTCGAACAAATCCCTGGATGCCGATGGTCTGCACGAGGAGCTGCTGATGGCTTAA